The genomic region ATGAAGGCGGTGTATACCATGCTCACGCCCGTATGCCGGATGGTGCGCGATACGGCCTCCGAAATGCTGAGTCCGTGGGTGCGCAGCTCGTCCCGGTACTTGGTGATGAAATAGATCGTTCCGTCCGACGAAATTCCGAAGGCGATGCTGAAGATCAGGATGGTCGAGGGTTTCAGGTAGATGTTGAAATAGCCCATGATGCCCGCCGTGATGAGCAGCGGCACGACGCTGGGCAGAACCGCAATCAGCACCGAGCGCAGATCGCGCAGCAGCAGCCCGAGAATGATCGAAACCAGCACAATGGCAAGGGCCGTACTTTCCTGAAGGTTATACAACAGGTAATCATTGCCTTTGGTGAAGACCACGCTGCTGCCCGTGATCCGGACGTCGTACTGCTCGCCGGGCGGGAGTCGCTGCCCCGTTTCGCGGTCGATGTTGAAAATACTGTCGGCTTTAGGCTGGAGCTTCGCCAGCAGTTCGTTGATGCGGGCCGTGCCGACGTCGGCCATCTGAAAGCTCACACGGGTATAGCGGCGCGTACTGTCGAGAAAGCCGTTGAGGCGACTCTGCTGTTTGCTGGCCTGGGGGGCATAGTTCGCCAGTTTGGCCAGTTCCATGGCGGGCGGCAGGATGTAGTACTTCGGGTCGCCGCCGCGGTAGCCCTGGTAGAAAAACTTGACGGCCTCCACGATGGAAAGCGGGCGGGTAAACTCCGGATACTTCTCGATTTCGCGCTGCAGCAGGCGGATCTTCGTCAGCGTCTGCGGATTCAGGACGCGGCCCGGCTGCCGGGTGTCCACATTCACTTCAAACGGCATCACGCCGCGGAAGTGTCCTTCAAAAAACTTCAGATCGGTGTAGATCGGGTCGTTTTTCGGCAGATCGTCCACCACGTAGCCCACCGCCTTAATGCGCAGCATGCCGATGACGCCGATCACCACGGCGACCCCGATAAAGGTATAAATGGCGACCCGGCGCTGGTGCACCAGATGATCGACCCAGCGCAGGAAGGCGTTGATCCGCCGGCCTTCCAGATGTCCCCGCTGTTTTTCGGACGGCGCGGGCAGGTAACTGAACGCAATGGTAATCAGGATGAGCGAGATGGCGAAGGTGGTCATAATGCCCAGGGCGGCCACCAGACCAAATTCGAGCAGCAGCGGGCTGTTGGTAAAATAAAAGACAAAGAAGCCGATGGAGGTGGTGACGTTGGCGAAAAAGGTCGTTTCGCCGATCTTCTCGGCCGCCAGTTTCAGCGCCCGCATCTTCTCGCCGTGCCGGCTCAGTTCATTATGGTACGTATTGAGCAGGAAAATGGCGTTCGGAATGCCGATGACGATGATCAGCGGCGGAATCAGGCCCGTCAGCAGCGTGATTTTGTACCCGAACAGCACCATGTAGCCCGTCGACCAGATCACCCCGATGCCGACAACGATGCCCGAGATCAGCACCACCAGCAGCGACCGGAAGAACATCAGGAGAATGAGCGCGGTCACAACGAAGGCCAGACCCATGAACATGATCATTTCGTTGCTGACCTTGGCCGTAAATTCTGTTCGGATAAAGGGCATGCCGGAGAGGTGAACCGGAATGTTGTAGGCTTTCTCAAACGACTTGGCCGCCGCCGCAATCTGCCGGACAATGGCGATCCGGCCTTTGGTGTTCAGCGCATCCTGTTTGAAGGTAACGGCCATCAGGTGCGCCTGCCCGGCCGAATCGGAAACAAAGCCGTCGTAGAAGGGGAGGGCAGCGATAGACCGGCGGATGCTGTCGACCTCCACCTGGGTCGTGGGCTTCTGCGGCACCAGCGGCAGAAAGTTGAACTGCCCCGTGCTGTCGTTCCGGACGATGCGGAACAGGCTGGCGTTCGACACCACATCCCTGATGCCGTCAATTTTCCGAAGCTGCTGGTTGAGGTCATACCAGCCGTTGAAATTACGGAGCTGGTACATGGCTGGCGTTTCCGCGCCGATCACCATCACGTTGCCGTCTTCCCCGTAGCGGGCTTTAAACGCTTCGTATTCGATAAAGTCCGGGTCGCTGGTGGGGAGTATCTTGGCGAGTTCGTAAGAAAGGCGAATCTGGCTGGCCTGGTAGCCCATGAAGATCGTTCCGAGCAGAATGATAATCAGGAGCAGGGGACGGTTTTTAAGTACAAAAGCGGAAATGCGGTGCCAAACCATGTAGGTAGCTAAAGAATTGAAGCGGCAAAGTTACCAAAGATTTATTGAATGACTGAATGATTGATTGACTGAATGACTGAAGTGCTTGCCCGGACACCAGTCATTCAGTCAATCAATCATTCAGTCATTCAAAATTCTATAGCTCTCCGCTCCCGGCTGCTTTCTCCCGCCAGCTCCAGAATCCGGATGGTGGCGTAGGCTTGCTCGGGGGTGATTTCGGGGGCGATTTCGCCGCGGATGGCGCGGGCGAGGTTGTCGTAGAAGGGGTGGTAATTGCCCGGCAGGCTCGGGATGATGTGCCGCTCGTCGGCCGTCGTCAGGGTGGCGTAATGGTCTTCCGGTTCCACACCCCAGTCGGGCGTGTTGGGCAGCATATTTTTGCGCAACGTTTCCTCCTGAATGTCGAGGCCCGATTTGGTCAGGGAGGCTTTGGTGCCGTGGATGATGTAGCGAAGCCGGTTTTCCGGGACCGTCAGCGAGGATTTTAGAATGACCCGTTTGTCGGAATAGAAAAGCCGGATGTCGAAGTAATCGTCCAGCGTGCCGCCTTTCCGGACGGTGCGGATATCGCCCAGAACCGCTTCCGGCGCGCCGAACAGCGCCACGGCCTGGTCTACCAGGTGCGGACCGAGATTCAGCAGATTACCGCCGCCGTTGGGGTCCTGTTCTTTCCAGTTCTGAAGGACGTCGGGGCGGAAGCGATCGAAATGGGACTCGTATTCAACCACCTCACCCAGTGCATCTTCGGCCAGAAGTTGCCGGATTGTCAGAAAATCGGCATCATACCGCCGGTTTTGATACGGTATAGCGACCAGATTCTTATCTTTAGCAAGTTGCAGCAATTGCCGGGCCTCTTCCGAGGTGTTGGCAAAAGGCTTTTCGATCAGAACGTGCTTGCCCGCCTCCAGCGCGGCTTTGGCGTACGGAAAATGGGTGTCGTTGGGCGTGCTGACGATGATCAGGTCGATGGCCGGGTCAGTCAGCAGGTCTTCGTGGGAACGGACCGTGCGGATGGAGGCGTCGAAGGCTTCGGCTTCGTTGCGGTGGCGTTCGACGACTTTGGTAAGGCCAAAATTGGCATTGGTGGTGAGAAAGGGCGCGTGAAAGTACCGCCCCGAAAGCCCGAAGCCGATCAGGCCGACGTTGATTTTTTGTTGCATAATGAATAGAAATGAGTTCACGCCGATTTACGCAGGACTGACCGCCGAGGCACGCAGGAGACTGCCGTGTAAATCTGCGCCCAAAATCTGCGACTATCTGCGGGAAAGCAACTTTACCTGAAACCTTTAAAATTAAATGCAGAACCAGCATTCCCCAAGCCGAAGGCAGTTTTTAAAAGCTTCTACTGCCCTCGCCTCCTTCTTTATTGTGCCACGCCACGTCCTCGGCGGGCCGGGCTTCCTGCCGCCCAGCGACCAGATTACGATGGGTTTCATCGGTCTCGGTAAACAGGTTGGCGGACTGCGCCGCAATTTTCAGCAGACCGGGCAGGTCCGGATCCTGACCGCCTGCGACGTGGACCGGGGCAAGATGACCAAGTTCGTTCAGGATGTGCAGACGATGGCCGGGGTGACGCCCGCGCCCGAAACGACGCTGCCTAAAGGCGAGTGCAAACCGTACGACGATTTCCGGGCCGTACTCGACCGCGAAGACATCGACGCGGTGGTGATTGCCACGCCCGACCACTGGCACGCGGCGATGGCCGTCCGGGCCGCCGAAGCCAAGAAAGATATTTACTGCGAAAAACCCCTTTCGCTGACGGTCGCCGAAGGCCGGGCGATGGTCAAGGCCGCCCGAAAACACAAGCGG from Tellurirhabdus rosea harbors:
- a CDS encoding oxidoreductase produces the protein MQQKINVGLIGFGLSGRYFHAPFLTTNANFGLTKVVERHRNEAEAFDASIRTVRSHEDLLTDPAIDLIIVSTPNDTHFPYAKAALEAGKHVLIEKPFANTSEEARQLLQLAKDKNLVAIPYQNRRYDADFLTIRQLLAEDALGEVVEYESHFDRFRPDVLQNWKEQDPNGGGNLLNLGPHLVDQAVALFGAPEAVLGDIRTVRKGGTLDDYFDIRLFYSDKRVILKSSLTVPENRLRYIIHGTKASLTKSGLDIQEETLRKNMLPNTPDWGVEPEDHYATLTTADERHIIPSLPGNYHPFYDNLARAIRGEIAPEITPEQAYATIRILELAGESSRERRAIEF
- a CDS encoding efflux RND transporter permease subunit, giving the protein MVWHRISAFVLKNRPLLLIIILLGTIFMGYQASQIRLSYELAKILPTSDPDFIEYEAFKARYGEDGNVMVIGAETPAMYQLRNFNGWYDLNQQLRKIDGIRDVVSNASLFRIVRNDSTGQFNFLPLVPQKPTTQVEVDSIRRSIAALPFYDGFVSDSAGQAHLMAVTFKQDALNTKGRIAIVRQIAAAAKSFEKAYNIPVHLSGMPFIRTEFTAKVSNEMIMFMGLAFVVTALILLMFFRSLLVVLISGIVVGIGVIWSTGYMVLFGYKITLLTGLIPPLIIVIGIPNAIFLLNTYHNELSRHGEKMRALKLAAEKIGETTFFANVTTSIGFFVFYFTNSPLLLEFGLVAALGIMTTFAISLILITIAFSYLPAPSEKQRGHLEGRRINAFLRWVDHLVHQRRVAIYTFIGVAVVIGVIGMLRIKAVGYVVDDLPKNDPIYTDLKFFEGHFRGVMPFEVNVDTRQPGRVLNPQTLTKIRLLQREIEKYPEFTRPLSIVEAVKFFYQGYRGGDPKYYILPPAMELAKLANYAPQASKQQSRLNGFLDSTRRYTRVSFQMADVGTARINELLAKLQPKADSIFNIDRETGQRLPPGEQYDVRITGSSVVFTKGNDYLLYNLQESTALAIVLVSIILGLLLRDLRSVLIAVLPSVVPLLITAGIMGYFNIYLKPSTILIFSIAFGISSDGTIYFITKYRDELRTHGLSISEAVSRTIRHTGVSMVYTAFILFVGFAIFTASTFQGTVTLGLLVSITLLMGMASNLILLPAFLMSLDKRRKRKRVMS